One genomic region from Candidatus Saccharimonadia bacterium encodes:
- a CDS encoding zinc-binding dehydrogenase — translation MKTVKALTFDTAQDSWEGSTGFVLRDIPMPTLDEAADPADATSVILKIRYAGFCGTDRGIWYRNVFHDLIHDSLKAQGQTQRVLGHEFVGEIIEAGSMVHTLYYDPDPANPVKIEVGSLVSGDSHVTCGKCYQCRIGEANVCMNESILGISINGIFAEYVKVPAKNLWAIDESRIRPEIAAVMDPFGNAVHAVTKVDVRGQRVAVMGCGPIGLFAILLLKNFGAAKIIAVDINPDNLAMAKELGAHETIQIEKKSKEHDYDHDPEVIDRIHELTYGKGVDVAMEMAGPPSSLNNALEATRRGGQVVLFGLKDGDFTIPKFSRFIVKGLTVHGIIGRRIFETWQISQRILSDRSNGIQDKMWDVILKGGQGTIVPLAQYNPKDFEQSLNAHPKIVIKIGG, via the coding sequence ATGAAAACCGTAAAAGCTCTCACCTTCGACACCGCCCAAGACTCCTGGGAAGGCTCCACGGGCTTCGTGCTGCGCGACATCCCCATGCCCACCCTGGATGAAGCCGCCGATCCCGCCGACGCCACCTCGGTGATCCTCAAAATCCGCTACGCCGGCTTCTGCGGCACCGACCGCGGCATCTGGTACCGCAACGTCTTTCACGACCTCATCCATGATAGCCTCAAAGCCCAGGGCCAGACCCAGCGCGTGCTCGGTCACGAATTCGTCGGCGAGATCATCGAGGCCGGCTCCATGGTGCACACGCTCTACTACGACCCCGACCCCGCCAACCCGGTCAAAATTGAGGTCGGCAGCCTCGTCTCCGGCGACTCGCATGTCACCTGCGGCAAGTGCTACCAGTGCCGCATCGGCGAGGCCAACGTCTGCATGAACGAATCAATTCTCGGCATCTCCATCAACGGCATTTTCGCCGAATACGTGAAAGTACCGGCCAAAAACCTCTGGGCCATCGACGAGTCGCGTATCCGGCCCGAAATCGCCGCCGTCATGGACCCTTTTGGCAACGCAGTGCACGCCGTCACCAAGGTCGACGTGCGCGGCCAGCGCGTGGCCGTGATGGGCTGCGGCCCCATCGGCCTGTTCGCCATCTTGCTGCTCAAAAACTTCGGCGCGGCCAAAATCATCGCGGTCGACATCAATCCCGACAACCTCGCTATGGCCAAAGAGCTCGGCGCACACGAGACCATCCAAATCGAGAAGAAGTCCAAAGAACACGATTACGACCACGATCCCGAAGTCATCGACCGCATCCATGAGCTCACCTACGGCAAAGGCGTCGACGTCGCCATGGAAATGGCCGGCCCGCCGTCGAGCCTCAACAATGCGCTCGAAGCCACCCGCCGCGGCGGCCAGGTAGTGCTTTTTGGCCTTAAGGACGGTGATTTCACTATCCCCAAATTCTCGCGCTTCATCGTGAAAGGCCTCACCGTGCACGGCATCATCGGCCGCCGCATCTTCGAAACCTGGCAAATCTCGCAGCGCATCCTCTCGGACCGGTCAAACGGCATCCAAGACAAAATGTGGGATGTCATCCTCAAAGGCGGGCAGGGGACCATCGTCCCACTCGCCCAATACAACCCCAAAGACTTCGAACAATCGCTCAATGCCCACCCCAAAATTGTCATCAAAATCGGCGGCTAA
- a CDS encoding aminoglycoside adenylyltransferase domain-containing protein codes for MTPAEAIVQTLLAEITNVLGDRLVGLYIYGSLAQGDFDPQASDIDLVAVTTTPLSWLYLRRLQTMHAALDAVHPEWPELIDIQYLPLEALQQPTRPTGLIAMQRPGTNFHSATRVDRLLVAYHVRDAGRAVTGPAPTTIVAPITPAQVQFHSGAELVTWPEYMQTTHDLAFQTFLILTICHKLYTAHHGRLTSKPQAAVWAADLYPRKAPIIHAALEWRQGHTEGVDPESTYPGTVAFINFMIDEIRAVPTLPTSPQKRYNQQV; via the coding sequence ATGACCCCCGCCGAAGCCATCGTCCAAACCCTGCTGGCCGAAATCACCAACGTGCTGGGCGACCGGCTGGTCGGCCTGTACATCTACGGCTCGCTCGCCCAGGGCGACTTCGACCCCCAAGCCAGCGACATCGATCTGGTGGCCGTCACTACCACGCCGCTCTCGTGGCTGTACCTGCGCCGGCTCCAAACGATGCATGCGGCTCTCGACGCCGTCCACCCGGAGTGGCCGGAGCTCATCGACATCCAGTACCTACCGCTCGAGGCCTTGCAGCAGCCCACCCGACCCACCGGCCTCATAGCCATGCAGCGTCCCGGCACCAATTTCCACTCCGCCACCCGGGTCGACCGGCTGCTCGTGGCGTACCATGTGCGCGACGCCGGCCGCGCCGTCACCGGCCCCGCCCCGACCACCATTGTCGCGCCCATCACGCCCGCGCAGGTGCAATTTCACAGCGGGGCCGAGCTTGTCACCTGGCCGGAATACATGCAGACCACCCACGATCTCGCGTTTCAGACCTTCCTCATTCTCACAATCTGTCATAAGCTCTATACCGCCCACCATGGCCGGCTCACGAGCAAGCCCCAGGCCGCCGTCTGGGCCGCCGACTTGTATCCCCGTAAGGCACCGATCATCCACGCGGCGCTCGAGTGGCGGCAGGGCCACACCGAGGGCGTTGATCCCGAATCCACCTACCCCGGCACCGTTGCGTTCATTAATTTTATGATCGACGAAATTAGGGCCGTGCCGACATTGCCAACCTCACCCCAAAAGAGGTATAACCAGCAGGTATGA
- a CDS encoding aminotransferase class I/II-fold pyridoxal phosphate-dependent enzyme, protein MKTTDEFYQKLSEAEKGYKPPRVITSGQGAYLTIDGQPRLNFCSSHYLGFAVDARLRQAATEAMAKYGIGTGYRTLAGTHELHLELERSIAKFKGTQGAMVLSSAYAANAAAIQTILGKEDIVISDALNHASIIDAVRLSGVKQKLVYAHADMADLEAKLQEAAELRATPKADGSALLVLIVTDGVFSMDGDLAPLPRIVELAKQYDAITMVDDAHGEGVMGKGGRGVVDHFGLVGQVDIEVGSLSKAFSVMGGFIAGRHELINFYNAKARQRLFSIALTIPDTAAALEAVRILDESQDLVQKLWDNVDYLRKGFTELGFDIGHSETPIIPVMLGDEDTAREVSAKLFDDGVFATPIVFPMVPKGTARIRVIVSASFSREDCDKGLAAFKRATGR, encoded by the coding sequence ATGAAGACTACTGACGAATTCTACCAAAAACTATCTGAGGCCGAAAAAGGCTATAAGCCGCCGCGCGTGATTACGAGCGGGCAGGGAGCGTACCTCACGATTGACGGGCAGCCGCGGCTCAACTTTTGCTCGAGCCATTATCTGGGCTTCGCGGTGGACGCGCGCTTGAGGCAGGCGGCGACTGAAGCAATGGCGAAATACGGCATCGGCACGGGGTACCGCACGCTAGCGGGGACGCATGAGCTGCATCTGGAGCTGGAGCGGAGCATTGCGAAGTTTAAGGGCACGCAAGGCGCCATGGTGCTTTCGAGTGCCTACGCGGCCAATGCGGCGGCGATTCAGACGATTTTGGGCAAGGAAGATATCGTGATTTCGGATGCGCTCAACCATGCGTCGATTATCGATGCGGTGCGACTGAGCGGGGTGAAGCAGAAATTGGTGTATGCGCATGCCGATATGGCCGACCTGGAGGCTAAGCTACAGGAGGCGGCGGAGTTGCGGGCCACGCCCAAAGCCGATGGCAGCGCGCTGCTCGTGCTGATCGTGACCGACGGGGTGTTTTCGATGGATGGCGACCTGGCGCCGTTGCCGCGGATTGTGGAGCTGGCGAAGCAGTACGACGCCATAACGATGGTGGACGATGCCCACGGCGAGGGCGTGATGGGCAAAGGCGGACGCGGCGTGGTGGACCATTTTGGGCTCGTGGGCCAGGTGGACATCGAGGTGGGCAGCTTGTCCAAGGCGTTTTCGGTGATGGGCGGGTTCATTGCGGGCCGTCATGAACTGATTAATTTTTACAACGCAAAGGCGCGACAGCGGCTGTTTTCGATTGCGCTGACGATCCCGGATACGGCGGCAGCGCTGGAGGCGGTGCGGATTTTGGACGAGTCGCAGGACCTGGTACAGAAGCTGTGGGACAACGTAGACTACCTGCGCAAAGGCTTTACGGAGCTTGGGTTTGATATTGGACACTCGGAAACGCCGATTATTCCGGTGATGCTCGGCGACGAAGACACGGCGCGCGAGGTGAGCGCAAAGTTGTTTGACGACGGCGTGTTCGCGACCCCCATTGTGTTTCCGATGGTGCCCAAGGGTACGGCGCGGATACGAGTGATTGTATCGGCGAGCTTTAGCCGCGAAGATTGCGACAAGGGGCTGGCGGCGTTTAAGCGCGCCACGGGGCGCTAA
- a CDS encoding cupin domain-containing protein produces the protein MAQNFGKSFVGRVDDHIQGKGWFFGAFMPEPLLRSDDVEVAWNKLPSQSPSPEQAHMHKVAIEINIVIQGWIKLTIDGQGHELHRGDFYIIWPGSVVADISTSEDAELICIKAPSLPGDKFPVG, from the coding sequence ATGGCGCAGAACTTCGGGAAGTCGTTTGTCGGGCGCGTCGACGACCATATTCAAGGCAAGGGGTGGTTCTTTGGGGCTTTTATGCCCGAGCCTCTGCTGCGTTCGGATGATGTAGAAGTGGCCTGGAACAAACTTCCGAGCCAGTCGCCTTCGCCCGAGCAGGCGCATATGCATAAGGTCGCGATAGAAATCAACATCGTTATCCAGGGCTGGATCAAGCTGACTATCGACGGCCAGGGGCACGAACTGCACAGGGGGGACTTCTATATCATTTGGCCAGGGTCTGTGGTTGCCGACATCTCGACTAGTGAAGATGCGGAATTAATCTGCATAAAGGCCCCTAGTTTACCCGGCGACAAGTTTCCGGTTGGTTAG
- a CDS encoding HAD family hydrolase: MIKAIIFDIDGVLVDSKNANVALFQTILSKAGYPTPSRSAVLRHFHQPLWQALEKLTGSTDQDEIRRIWELAKDPAMRNPDLFEFPDRLEDTLEQIHKRYKLAIVTSRIQAGVDEIFNARQIKHLFDVVVTFEDYENPKPHPEPLLVALKRLNIQTEEAIYVGDSHSDIDAATAAGMKSIHLAIEKHDDASAGIAHFDEIVGAIEQIA, encoded by the coding sequence ATGATCAAAGCCATCATCTTCGACATCGACGGCGTATTGGTAGACTCTAAAAACGCCAATGTGGCCTTGTTTCAGACCATCTTGAGCAAGGCCGGCTATCCCACGCCCAGCCGTTCCGCGGTACTCAGGCATTTTCATCAGCCCCTGTGGCAGGCGCTCGAAAAACTCACGGGTTCCACCGATCAAGACGAAATACGGCGTATCTGGGAGCTAGCCAAGGACCCCGCCATGCGAAATCCGGACCTGTTTGAGTTTCCCGATAGACTCGAAGACACACTCGAACAGATTCATAAACGCTATAAGCTGGCAATCGTCACCAGCCGCATCCAAGCCGGAGTCGACGAAATTTTCAACGCGCGCCAAATCAAACATCTCTTTGACGTAGTCGTAACATTCGAAGATTATGAGAACCCCAAGCCTCATCCAGAGCCGCTTTTGGTCGCACTAAAGCGATTAAATATCCAGACGGAAGAAGCCATATATGTGGGCGACAGCCATTCAGATATTGATGCCGCTACGGCCGCCGGTATGAAAAGCATTCATCTCGCAATCGAAAAGCACGATGACGCCTCCGCCGGCATCGCTCATTTCGATGAAATAGTCGGGGCCATCGAGCAGATTGCGTAA
- a CDS encoding FG-GAP-like repeat-containing protein has translation MSARSTKRQFACLRALLTALALVLGMGVVGLTMASPATADATHQAVIGMPFTGKWAYNVATAASCGSGSNQTSHPSCHMTNPSTGYLWGDWATDAYAGDGTDVKLSVPYATGTLAYVFVPVTNGSCGHRVEVTVKVGGTEVGQVYFDHLKSEVTSQAGLDAAMSSGGVIGKVDQTCHIGYSHTHIELKSTPDHACYVNYSNTNNTAGMTVNQDSNFGVLGSPNTGKQQACASVPSGNPPPTDTDGDGIPNAQDQCPTQSGPASTAGCPDLDGDGVKDSIDVAPTVPGPANNRGFPLSNRIVSGDFNGDGYGDTGDFYNYGGGRTRLWLIYGSATGLSAETMVWDSGPTPPNWWDATQMKSAVTDINHDGLSDIVAFYNYGSSTVKAWVFYGSSTGVQAPAMQWYSGAGNWDWNQVTLVAGDFNGDGYGDVGAFYYYGGGDTRLWLFPGSATGLQPEYINWSSGVGNWDATNMKTVVADVNHDGFADIVAFYNYEAAGVRAWILYGSTTGVQPLVNVWYSGAGNWWWNSVQLTAGDFNGDGYGDVGAFYDYGSGGVRLWEFNGSSSGFQPESVAWYSGAGNWGWNNVRSTAADFNHDGKVDVGAFYGYGGSETRLWVFPGASSGFQPESVGWDSHPGNWNWDCM, from the coding sequence GTGTCTGCTCGGTCAACCAAGCGACAGTTCGCCTGTCTGCGCGCACTGCTCACAGCTCTGGCCTTGGTGCTAGGAATGGGGGTCGTCGGCCTCACTATGGCCTCGCCGGCCACCGCCGACGCCACGCACCAAGCCGTCATCGGTATGCCGTTCACTGGCAAGTGGGCATACAACGTCGCGACGGCTGCATCCTGCGGGTCTGGCTCAAACCAGACGTCGCACCCGTCATGCCACATGACGAATCCGTCCACCGGCTATTTGTGGGGTGACTGGGCAACCGACGCCTATGCCGGCGATGGCACGGACGTCAAGCTAAGTGTTCCTTACGCCACGGGGACACTTGCGTATGTCTTCGTACCTGTGACCAATGGAAGCTGCGGTCACCGAGTCGAGGTCACCGTCAAGGTGGGCGGAACCGAGGTGGGTCAGGTTTATTTCGACCACCTGAAGAGCGAAGTGACCAGTCAAGCCGGACTCGACGCCGCCATGAGTAGTGGCGGAGTAATCGGCAAGGTTGATCAGACCTGTCACATCGGTTACTCCCACACTCATATCGAACTCAAGAGCACGCCCGACCACGCTTGTTATGTCAACTACAGCAACACGAACAACACCGCCGGCATGACGGTGAACCAAGACAGCAACTTCGGCGTTCTAGGGTCGCCAAACACGGGTAAGCAGCAGGCGTGCGCAAGTGTGCCCAGCGGCAACCCACCGCCCACCGACACCGACGGCGACGGCATCCCCAACGCCCAAGACCAGTGCCCCACACAGTCGGGGCCGGCTTCCACCGCCGGCTGCCCTGATCTGGATGGCGACGGGGTCAAGGACAGCATCGATGTCGCGCCGACCGTTCCCGGGCCAGCCAACAACCGGGGCTTCCCGCTGTCGAACCGCATCGTCTCTGGCGATTTCAATGGCGACGGCTACGGCGACACGGGAGATTTCTACAACTACGGCGGCGGCCGGACCCGGCTATGGCTTATCTACGGTTCCGCCACTGGCCTGAGCGCCGAGACCATGGTCTGGGATTCGGGGCCAACCCCACCCAACTGGTGGGACGCCACGCAAATGAAGTCCGCCGTGACCGACATCAATCACGACGGTCTGTCCGACATCGTGGCCTTTTACAACTACGGCAGCAGTACCGTCAAGGCCTGGGTGTTCTACGGTTCCAGTACCGGAGTGCAAGCGCCGGCCATGCAATGGTACTCCGGCGCCGGCAACTGGGACTGGAACCAAGTGACCCTGGTCGCCGGTGACTTCAACGGTGACGGCTACGGCGACGTCGGTGCGTTCTACTACTATGGCGGCGGCGATACCAGGCTGTGGCTCTTCCCCGGCTCAGCTACTGGCCTGCAGCCGGAGTACATCAACTGGAGTTCCGGCGTCGGCAACTGGGATGCCACCAACATGAAGACGGTCGTCGCGGATGTGAACCATGACGGTTTCGCCGACATCGTGGCCTTCTACAACTACGAAGCCGCCGGCGTTCGGGCCTGGATACTCTATGGCTCCACGACCGGCGTTCAACCTCTCGTCAACGTCTGGTACTCCGGCGCCGGCAACTGGTGGTGGAACAGCGTCCAGCTGACCGCCGGTGACTTCAACGGCGACGGTTACGGCGACGTCGGCGCGTTCTACGACTACGGAAGCGGCGGAGTCCGGCTCTGGGAGTTCAACGGTTCGTCGTCCGGCTTCCAGCCCGAATCCGTGGCGTGGTACTCCGGCGCCGGCAACTGGGGCTGGAACAACGTGAGGTCCACCGCGGCCGACTTCAACCATGACGGCAAGGTCGACGTCGGCGCATTCTATGGCTACGGCGGGTCAGAAACTCGGCTCTGGGTTTTCCCGGGCGCCTCATCTGGCTTCCAGCCCGAATCCGTTGGTTGGGATTCGCATCCCGGCAACTGGAACTGGGACTGCATGTAG
- a CDS encoding PhzF family phenazine biosynthesis protein codes for MKAAAILVKSFTQDQAAGNPAGIVLDADKLTDQQMQHIATELGFAETMFVLPSSKADFRLRFFAPNHEVDLCGHGTIASFHVLLEQGRLDLDGHEAKDFTQETRAGLLGVTVHGDGRVVMTQNNPTFTEIEEDKANIARLLGIAQNDISSESPIQIVSTGTPKLLIPLRTLPSLRSVKPELKGIKDYCRTTPARGFYPFTTESPIAGTDFFARQFNPLADENEDPVTGVAAGALGCYAKKYHVYDKPTFVVAQGYDLGMGGNMFVDVSDGVKVGGYAMTYGRKELEVV; via the coding sequence ATGAAAGCCGCCGCCATCCTCGTCAAATCCTTCACCCAGGACCAGGCCGCCGGCAACCCGGCCGGGATTGTGCTCGACGCAGACAAGCTGACCGACCAACAAATGCAGCATATCGCCACAGAGCTTGGCTTTGCCGAAACCATGTTTGTGCTGCCCTCGAGCAAAGCCGATTTCCGTCTGCGCTTCTTTGCTCCCAATCATGAAGTCGACCTCTGCGGCCACGGCACAATCGCCAGCTTTCATGTGCTGCTCGAACAAGGCCGTCTAGACCTGGACGGCCATGAAGCCAAGGACTTCACCCAAGAAACCCGCGCCGGCCTCCTAGGCGTCACGGTCCACGGGGATGGTCGGGTGGTCATGACTCAAAATAACCCCACCTTCACCGAAATCGAAGAAGATAAAGCAAATATAGCCAGGCTCCTCGGCATTGCCCAAAACGATATATCGTCCGAATCGCCAATCCAGATCGTCTCCACCGGCACACCCAAGCTCCTCATCCCACTCCGCACACTCCCGTCCCTCCGCTCGGTCAAGCCCGAACTGAAAGGCATAAAGGATTACTGTCGTACCACCCCCGCGCGCGGTTTCTATCCCTTCACTACCGAATCGCCCATAGCCGGCACCGACTTCTTCGCCCGCCAGTTCAACCCCCTAGCCGACGAAAACGAAGATCCCGTTACCGGCGTAGCGGCCGGCGCACTGGGTTGCTACGCCAAAAAATACCATGTCTATGACAAGCCAACCTTCGTCGTGGCTCAAGGTTACGATCTAGGTATGGGCGGCAATATGTTCGTTGACGTGAGCGACGGCGTAAAGGTTGGCGGGTATGCGATGACCTACGGGCGGAAAGAATTGGAGGTTGTATGA